Part of the Thioalbus denitrificans genome is shown below.
CCGTGTTCCGTGTTCCGTGTTCCGTGTTCCGTGTTCCGTGTTCCGTGTTCCGTGTTCCGTGTTCCGTGTTCCGTGTTCCGTGTTCCGTGTTCCGTCAAGAGCGTCCCCGGAAATCCAGAATCCGTGCAACCCCTTCGCCCTTCACGCACTAACGCATTCACGCATTCACGCATTCACGCATTCACGCACTAACGCACTAACGCACTAACGCCAATCATGCCCGAGCTGCCTGAGGTCGAGACCACCCGCCGCGGGATCGCCCCCTTCCTGGAGGGGCGGCGTCTGCGGGGTATCGAGGTGCGCCAGCCGCGGCTGCGCTGGCCGGTGCCGGTGGAGGTCCTTGCCCGCATCCTGCCGGGCGGGACGGTGCGCACGGTGGAGCGGCGCGCCAAGTACCTGCTCCTGCGCCTCGATGCGGGCACCCTGATCCTGCACCTGGGGATGTCCGGCAGCCTGCGCTGCCTGCACGAACCCACCACCCCGGGCGTGCACGATCACCTGGACCTGGTGCTGGAGGACGGTGACCGCCTGCGGCTGACCGATCCCCGCCGCTTCGGCGCCCTGCTCTGGACCGAGGGCGATCCCGCCGCCCACCCGCTGCTCGCCGCCCTCGGCCCCGAGCCGCTGGGGGAGGCATTCGACGGTGACTACCTCTACAGCCGCGCACGGGGTCGCCGCCAGGCGATCAAGACCCTCATCATGGACAGCCACGTGGTGGTCGGCGTCGGCAACATCTACGCCAACGAGGCCCTGTTCCGGGCCGGCATCCACCCGGCACGGCCGGCGGGGCGCATCAGCGCCGCCCGCTGCGAACGACTGGTCGCGGCCATCCGCGGCGTCCTTGCCGAGGCCATCGAGCTCGGCGGGACCACCCTGCGCGATTTCCATGCCAGCGACGGCCGCCCCGGCTATTTCCGCCTCCAGCTCGCGGTCTATGATCGCGGCGCCGAGCCCTGCCGGACCTGCGCCAGCCCCATCCGCGTCACCCGCCTCGGCCAGCGCTCCACCTTCTACTGCCCCCGCTGCCAGCGCTGATATCCCGGCCGGGGTAGCACTCCTTCACCCGTTCTGTGATAAGTTATTCAATCGACTGAAAAACGCTTTTGAATAGACAGGATTTACAGGATTGACGGGATTTTTGGTGGCGCCCAGCTAACGCGGTACGACGAGTCGGGTCTGAACGCTCCCGCAGTGACCACCTCCCGAAACAGTGCGTCGATCGAAACACTCCACAGGAGGACAAGACGCCAGGT
Proteins encoded:
- the mutM gene encoding bifunctional DNA-formamidopyrimidine glycosylase/DNA-(apurinic or apyrimidinic site) lyase, translating into MPELPEVETTRRGIAPFLEGRRLRGIEVRQPRLRWPVPVEVLARILPGGTVRTVERRAKYLLLRLDAGTLILHLGMSGSLRCLHEPTTPGVHDHLDLVLEDGDRLRLTDPRRFGALLWTEGDPAAHPLLAALGPEPLGEAFDGDYLYSRARGRRQAIKTLIMDSHVVVGVGNIYANEALFRAGIHPARPAGRISAARCERLVAAIRGVLAEAIELGGTTLRDFHASDGRPGYFRLQLAVYDRGAEPCRTCASPIRVTRLGQRSTFYCPRCQR